The genome window TGCTAATAAAGACAGTTCATAAACATATTCACAGTGATAACAGAGACTTACAAATCAAGCTAAGTCATAGAAAGAAAACACATTGATTAGCAGTAGGAACTGATTAAGACAATCTAGTAGAGGTATCATAACATAGTGAGAACAGAACTAAACAGGCTGTAACAAGTTCAACAAATAAACATTATAAATCTATTAAGGCACATATCTATACATGGCTAAAGAGGTATGAAAATATGTTTAACTCTAAAAGATAGTCCTCAATAATACAGAATTAGGCAGATTTTATTAATCAGTTTAAACTAAGTTCAAACATATCTCAACTATATGTAATAGCATTTAGGACAACATGGTCTAATTGCAGTAACACATTGAGCAAGTAATCATAATGAAATGGCAGAGGATTCAATAACTCACCGGTTAAGATGAAACTGGGAAGAAAAGAATCCAACAATGTAGCAAATATCACCAAATAGAAGCAGAACTTGgagatttctggccttggctttcagccggccaggaatCAAAGCACAGAGTAAAATTACTCAAGAGAATAGGAGTATACAACTTTTGTTTATAGTAGTGAAATGATCTTTCGAACTTTTTTAATCTTCTCTTCAAAGGGGAGTGGAGAGGAGTTTAAATAGTGCAGAGATTAGAGTATAGAAATAGCTAATTTAAACACTAAAGGCAAGTACTTAAATCAGTAAAATTGAACCCTAAATTTTAGGTAAAAATACACAAAATCGGCAGAAAAATAAGGCAAAGAATCACACAACGCATATAATGAGCATAGACAGGAAATTGTTCAAACGAAGCACAAAAttgaaccagatttggttcaagtaAAAAGGGTCTGAAACCCTAATTGTAGGTAAACCACAAAATCGACAGACAAAAAAGGCAAAGAATCACATAttaacataaaaataaacataggtaagaaattatttaaaaggaaacCTAGAATCGAACCAAATTTGGTTCAAGTAAATGGGTCTGAAACCCTAAATTAGGTAAGTGAAGGGAATCGACAAAAATAAGCAGATTCACAAGTAATAGAATGAATATAGACGGAAAAATGCTAGAAATCAGAGTTTGAACCAGTTTAGGTTCGAATCAAAGAAAAATCTGGAACCCTAACCTTTAGGGTTTAGTGCGAATCAACGAGATAAGAGAGAATCATTACAAAATAACGTGCTTGGACTCAAGGTTGTCCAGATTCAAGAGACAAATATAGATTTGGACAGAATCAAAGCggggtacttgccatgtttaggcaagtacctaagtCACTTCGTAACATAGCACCAAATAAGGGAAAAACACTGAAATGGCAAGGGAATAGGGAAAGAATCCCATTAGGAATGAGATTTGGGTGAGGCGGCGGAATTAGGGTTCATCATTAGAGGGGAAATAAGGGAGGCGGGTTTAGGGAAATGAGGGTTAGGGTAGAGAGGAGGGAGATATAAGGAAAGGGGGGTGGTTATTTGTGGGACGTTGATCATCTTTGATCAATGACCAAGATTTAAACGGACTGGGATCGGGTTTTAATGAATGGGTAAGGGTAATTGGGTTAGGAGTATTGGGCTTGGGTGAATTGGGCTGGTTTGAGTAGTATTAGGTccgaaatcaattaaaattgggaccagattttaaatacccaaatttaaccaataaaataatttgtaaaataaataaaaatataatttgtgCATAAAAGTGATTGAAAATAAATATTcaacattaaaaaaatataaaaagtttatTTTCgcataaataaagtaattataagtacatataggctgttattgcaaaaatatgcaattatagcctttaaaatgcaaatgtaattataacaaatgtactaaaaatatttaaaacctaatatgggtgtaaatgatgagtttagatgataaaatcatcataaaaattatttgtaaggtaattaatgggtatttttatatatttattttaaaaatatgagagaaaattggatatcaacagctgcccctctttacccaggaaggatgaaagagttgtcgggtaaagaaatgatgaccaattttgaccgaatggggtgttttgaaaaatataggcCGCACCATGGTCTCtgactgcctacatatccctggttatACAAgaatcaggccatgtgtagttctTGATCCGACGGTGAAATAAACCGATGGAATTATTATAAGAACAGATTGAATATTCTGGATATGATAGGTTGAGAATAGTTACGGATATATGAGTGGGCATTAGGTGAGAATAAGTAACGGACGGTGGTCGGTtgcgtttgaaataattgaaggatatgaacgttgaatggaactgtagcgaagattgctcccgttatgAGAACGGTTACTTTCCGGATTACCTATGAACTCAGAATACGATGCATGCATACAGATTATCGcataaatttaaacatgatgcaaattccctttggaccatggagATCTTccttggacggtgaggatgacgtccttagaccatgatgtcccggACCATGAATTGTGCGGTAAAGGATTCGCAGGTattgaaatgatgttctcgggctatgAAGATGTTGCTTCTGaaccatgatgcctttgaataatgatgtgcaagattaagagatcctcaggccatggcatggtgtctcccggctatgaggatgatgccttcgaactatgacgccttcggacaaaTTGGCTATATATAGCCTATGAGATGCAGAGATATGATGCTTGAGATAAAACAAGATAAAGCTTAGTCCTGTGTAGAGTCGGGAGTAGAGCTTAGCCCCGAGAGAAGAGAACAATGCAAGGTTTGGAGCAAATCAACATTTGTGGttatgcaaggagagacaatgcttagtctcatgcaatgagaaggaaatgcttagccttgtgcagttgaagaggcatggcttagcctcatgcaagatggagacaatgcttggtctcatacaaggggaaggcaatgcttagccttatgcagttgaggaggcagggcttagcctcatgcaagatgtgagacaatacttagtctcatacaatGGGAAGGCAGAggttagccttatgcaattgaggaggtagggcttagcctcatgcaatatttgagacaatgcttagtctcatgcaaggaaaggcagagcttagccttatgtagctaaggaggcagggcttagtctcatgcaagatttgagacaattcttagtctcatgcaatgggaaggcagagcttagccttatgcaattgaggaggcagggcttagcctcatacaagatTTGAGACAACGCTTAGTTTCATGCAGTGAATAAATAATAAGTGATAgcggagtatttcttagctgtggATGAGTTCGGTAGCCTTGTTGTTGTGAAGACAGTGACTCTAAGGTGCGCACGTACTGGCGACTATCTCTTgttcctgcattcaaagaaaaatcgtgagttttgcgagggaggttggttcgtgcctttgTCTGCTCCGCTCCGCGTTAGAATCCTGttcgagttaccatgggtagcatctggctaaaaataaagttttcgaaatATATGCATGCATAGTTATTCAAAACATAGTAATGtgcaatttaaaaattatttatgatGAACTAGTAACCGTGACACTATCAGAGACATTGAGACCTTCttgccatagaattttgagggtcctcctcaaaattctgtccCAGTTATCTAGACGGCTATTCCGCATACGGTGCCGTTGGCTGAGCTTGCCCCAGAATTTTGAGGGTCTGCCCCAGTTTTCGATTATagggaaaatgaaaattttattgaattgtgaccgaacccacagggctctctacgtatcccctcttaaacgggaatcaggtcaagcgtagttcagtcaaagttttccacttctctgacaatttcctcgggcataatatcctcttccagatcccctgaatcattatccttatgttgcattgtctcattacatgtcacagtcgtaagttcatcgggataggtaataataatgctatATAGAAAcacgtaaagaataataataaatactaaaaacaacaatgcatttagataaatcttgaaaacgtcaaataggtacggctcgatgacccgagaaattatttcaaaacaaaacttGCTTAAAACAAAGTactaaaaatgtcttaaatgctcataaaaattacttttaaaataaatgatgctaatttccaggctacccaggaactcgagcccttgatggtgcagcagtccagttcttgagaacaactcccttcttcacggtctgaataatgaggccttcctcctcttcctcctcaactatcgcactgtaATCCATGTCTCCATCATCCAAAAATAGATTCCTTATACCgtctagaacttcatcttcttcggactcccacatcatgtcagcttggtgaaatgactggctcaaatgtggtactggttgctctagagggtaataaggaccacgctatggtggcgaccaattctgatacttgTGCCAGGTgcattcatacccaagcccaaaagttgtgccgtgacgctttagctgtattggtttggtAATCCCCTGGATATTCTTGTCGAGACCTTTGCCAGGcccataccctgtccatgccaatatgccttctatcttactactCCACCATTTTtacttttcaattgcgttgacgcgctgGATGcaatggtatgtttctccacccaacttccttctattcttgATGACCGGAACATtttgactggtgtaaatgggattaattccgtccccatggatgatcacttcctaatggttccactcaaacttcatgacctgatgtagagtagaatcTACGGCCCCAATGgtatgtatccaaggtcgtcccaacaataggttgtaggtagcagatatgtccaacacttgaaactcaacatcaaaccaggttgggcccatctgtaggatgaggttggtttccccaattgtggccctttgagacccatcaaatgctttcacattcatacttcctgctcgtatctcgtgtatgcttttacccaatcttttcagagtagttagtggacatatgttaagactcgaacccccatctatcaggactctgtcaataaacttatcctcaaattgcactgtgatatgtagtgccatgttgtgacttagtccttctgatggtagctcgtcttcatgaaaagtgatcttgtggctttcaaatacttgtcctaccatattggccatctctccactggtaatgttgttgggtacataagcctcaATCAACACTTTTATCAACGCATTCCTGTGTGCCTCAAAATTCTACAGcagtgatagaatggatatctgagcataggttttgttcaaatgatcaaccacaaAATACTCCCTTGCTTGTACCTTTCTTCAAAGATCATCCGGGCCGGTTTCAATAATGGGCTGCCTAGAAacggcttctttacttgttccccccaaatgctcaggcgtgtaaaccctaccagttttggtcataccttgtgctgcaccagtttcttccattttctcctttCCTTTCCTTATtgcttctgcaacataatcccatagTATAGctttagacttataagacggtgtaggtgctaccatcacggtgaagggtgctattacttcaacctcaaacggagttggtgcagctacctcaacttcaattggtgcctgagtttataccatgataggtgtgagagtgactggagatgtttcaggattatctagttctcgaatgagtccaattgacccctctaagtcccattcttcatcggtctctatcatgtttacccctTCGTCCcagtgatccgggagaggattgttatggACATTGGGGgcagcctcctttgcctgtatgactttggtgtcaattaatgtctgaatcttatccttcaaagtatggcactcatcaatagtatgacctttcatgcctgagtgataggaacatgtcttatttggattgacccattgagaggaattttccatggcgacagcgagaatgggagtgatataaccgacaaccttcagtctctcgtacaatTGGTCTACAGGTTcaacaattggggtgtattgtctgggtggtctgcgttCAAAATTttgtctaggtttttggtagttttggcgggctggtggtgagtggtagtgtgcgggttgggtgttataggtatggtaagtggtggcaggttattggtatctgggaggtgaaggctgatatgtgggtgaaggtgtttgatatgtgagaggagacttcagaCCTTGGGATACCATCACGacccctacttctttcttcttggatatACCCTCTGACCGCAAAGCTTTATTCGTAGCCTGTAATGCCTCAAAATTAGTTatcattccgcttttgatcccttcttcaatCATTTcccccaatttgatgatgtcggagaatttgTGATTCTTGATAACCATTAACCTTTCGTAGTATTGTGGATCCCGGACGAAGAACTATTTCATCTACTCTTCTTCTAATGCCGGCCTTACTTTCGCAGCTTCTGATctccatcgagtagcatactcacggaaagtctctgttggcttcttcttgagattctgaatatagaaaatgtctggtgcattttctgtgttaaacctgaaccgatccatgaaattcGATGCCAtgcctacccaattaacccatttctttgggttctgactgatgtaccaagataaggcgtctccagtgaggcttctcatgaacagcttcatgcaaATTATTTCAtccctgccaactcctacaagcttgtcacaaaatgttctcaaatgcaccttcggatcacctgtTCCGTCAAACATCTCGAACTTgtgaggtttgtaaccctccggcagttctacatctggctgaatacacagatCTTCATAGTTCAAACCCTCAATACCTTTACCCCCTTCGACACCCTGGACTCGGCTTGTGAGCTTCTTAAGTTCCTCTGCcatattcttgatgagcaggtccttctcggcggattctGGTGTGTATGGGGTTTGTTGAGTGGGGTGAGGTAGAGTTTCTACGTATATGGGGTTACTTTGGTAGATACCGGGGATTTAGGTGTAGTgatgatcattggttgagttctACGGATCGGGGGTAGGTTGCTGTGTATTTTGAGGAGTATGTTAGGTAGTAGTTTGTGGATACTGAgtcggaagatgttggtgttgaGGAGGAGTTGGCACTGGTGGAGGCTTAGGATTTTGAGGAAGTGTGccgtattgatgaggtgcgggagggttttgtggatgttggtttggtgtgttttgaggaggtgctgGGTTTTGGGCGTTCTGTTGGTTAATATCCGGGACGTTTAAggtgagggagaggtttgccaagtTACGGACCTGTTCAAGTTCCCCTTGCATTTCCAGTATTTTCTACTCCAACCGTAGAATCAAATcattctgtgccggagtactccgaccatctgaagtttcaacatttttcGCATGCGCAACATtatctttcctgataccactcatgtcatccatcttagcctttcccttacttttaggatcacttggaggaggaggaggtggagggcctctgaatttggtatgatatgctgatgatgccaatatgcaagaaccaaccttaggggatgggaataatcaaaaagcAAAAAGGAATAATCAAGAACCAACACTAAAGGCAAGTACTTAAATCAGTAAAATTGAACCCTAAATTTTAggtaaaaatacaaaaaatcagCAGAAAAATAAGGCAAAGAATCACACAATGCATATAATGAGCATTGAGAGGAAATTGCTCAAACGAAGCACAaaatcgaaccagatttggttcaagtaAAAAGGGCTTGAAACCCTAATTGTAGGTAAACCACAAAATCGGCAGACAAAAAAGGCAAAGAATCACATAttaacataaaaataaacataggtaagaaattattcaaaaggaaacctAGAATcaaaccagatttggttcaagtaAAAGGGTCTGAAACCCTAAATTAGGTAAGTGAAGGGAATCGACAAAAATAAGCAGATTCACAAGTAATAGAATGAATATAGACGAAAAAATGCTAGAAATTAGAGTTTGAACCAGTTTAGGTTCGAATCAAAGAAAAATCTGGAACCCTAACCTTTAGGGTTTAGTGCGAATCAACAAGATATGAGAGAATCATTACAAAATAACGTGCTTGGACTCAAGGTTGTCCAGATTCAAGAGACAAACATAGATTTGGACAGAATCAAAGCGGGGTACTtaccatgtttaggcaagtacctaagtCACTTCGTAACATAGCACCAAATAAGGGAAAAACACCGAAATGGCAAGGGAATAGGGAAAGAATCCCATTAGGAACGGGATTTGGGTGAGGCGGCGGAATTAGGGTTCATCATTAGAGGGGAAATAAGGGAGGCGGGTTTAGGGAAATGAGGGTTAGGGTAGAGAGGAGGGAGATATAAGGAAGGGGGGTGGTTATTTGTGGGACGTTGATCATCTTTGATCAACGGCCGAGATTTAAACGGACTGGGGTCGGGTTTTAATGAATGGGTAAGGGTAATTGGGTTAGGAGTATTGGGCTTGGGTGAATTGGGCTTGTTTGAGTAGTATTAGGTccgaaatcaattaaaattgggaccagattttaaatacccaaatttaaccaataaaataatttgtaaaattaataaaaatataatttgtgCATAAAAATGATTGAAAACAAATAttaaacattataaaaatataaaaaggttattgttgcatatataaagtaattataagtacatataggctattattgcaaaaatatgtaattttagcctttaaaatgcaaatgtaattataacaaatgtactaaaaatatttaaaacctaatatgggtgtaaatgatgaatttagatgataaaatcatcataaaagtatttgtaaggtaattaatgtgtatttatataataaaaatacagaaataaattgatttaaaacctttaaaaattacgaaaaattatgaaaatacttgtatattcttgtaaatcaaatgatgatgcatatacactattttgaaagtatatatatatatatatatatatatatatatatatatatatatatatatatatatatatatatatatatatatatatatatatatatatatatatatatatatatatttgaaaatatgaGGAAACAATTATGTATCAACACCGCGGCACCTCCCTTTAGATGTGGCACATCAGAACATCCAACGTTAGGGCAAACAAAAAAGGGTTGAGTGCCAAcccctggtgcaaccccatcatgATCGAAAAATGGACCGAGTCCCCTCCCACCATCTCCACTTGGGTTTTTTCTCCATCGTACATGTctttaatcaccctaatgtaggAAATAGGTACACGtctagcctccaaacacctccacaaaacctccctcgggactttatcgtacgccttctctaagtcgatgaacaccatatacAATTCCCTCTTCCTCTCCATGTATTGCTCCATTAAACTCCTAATAAGTTGAATGGCCTCTATAGTCGAGCGCCCCGGCATAAACCCGAGTTGATTCTCAGAAATAGACATATTCCTCCTTACCCTTAGCTCCACCATCTTCTCCCAAACTTTttatagtatggctaagcagcttgataccccgatagttattgcaattttggatatcacccttgttcttgtttaaaggaaccatcgtgctccacctctactcctcgggcatcttcttcgttctaaaaatgacattaaataacctaatGAGCCACTCCAAGCCCGCCTTGCctgcactcttccaaaactccaccagGATTTCTTccggcccggtcgctctgcccctgctcatcttacgcgtAACCCCCTCAACCTCctcaactctaatccgcctacaatatCCAAAGTCACAACGAATCCtggagagttccaaatcacccagtacaTTGTTCCTATCTccctcctcgttcaagagactatggaagtaggtaTGCCATCTGCCAACAAAACTTTACCTTCTTCATCCTTGATCACTACTAAAAAATCAGGTTTTAGTGACGGACAAATTCTTTAGCTAAACAGAAAAATTCATCGCTAATCTTATTTAGCGATGGATTATCAAGAAATTGTGCTAGCTATGAGCGTTTTAGCAACAGATTAGCGACGACATTCGTagctaattttaattttttttgtagtggatgcacttcacttggttcAAGTCATGGGCCTTCCTTTATCTTACCTTGGCTCACCTaaacaacctcttatccccacctcTGCCCTCGAGTTCTTCGTACAAATGACCAAAAGCCGCAGTCAAAGCCGCCGTAACTGCTAATTTTTCCTCCTTCTTAGCTAACTTATATTGCTCCTTATTCACCCTTCTCTCCCCCTTGTCTACAATTTCCACTAGCTTCAGATATGCCGCTTTCTTGGTCTCCACTTTTCCTTTCACCTCTCTATTCTACCACCAGAGTAATCCTTCGAGATCTCTAATACCTCTCTAGCGGCTTCCCTAATGCACCACGCAGTCGTGGTCCACATAGCGCTTGTATCCCTGCTACTTCTCAAAGCCCCATAGTCATCAACTTAACACCAACTCTTGTGCTTTAGTTTCCGTCAAGTCTCCCCACTTGACCCTAGGTTGTCTATACATCGCCCTCTTCCTCGTGATGTCAAGGTCCATGACCATGAGCCTATGAATGATCATGAGGTTCTCACTCGAGATGACCTTGCAATTCGTGCAAAGAGCTCTATCGGACTTCTTGCAGAGaagataatcaatctgagtcACGGCTACCGAACTTCGgaaggtgaccaagtgctccACCTTCTTCGGGAAACTCGAGTTTGTTATCAACAATTCAAATGCTCTAGCAAAGTCCAATAGAGAAGTTCCCCTCCGTTATTATCTCCAAACCCGAAGCCACCATGCACATCATTATACCCCCCAGACGTCGCTCCAATATGGCCGTTAAAATATCCTCCTATGAAAAGCTTTTCAGTATGCGGAATACCACACATCATCTCATCTAAATCCTCCCAAAAATGTCTTTTGACTTCCTCGTCCAAGCCTGTTTGGGGCGCATACACACTGATTATGTTCAAAATAAATCCTCCAACAACTAGCTTAATAGTCATCAGTCTGTCGTTCACCCCCCTAACCTCCACTACTAGATCACGGAGGCCCTCATCAACCAAGATACCTACCTCGTTCCTGCCCCCTACCCTCCCAAAATAACATAGTTTGAACTTGCCCATATCCCGCACCTTATCTCCTACCCATCTAGTCTCCTGTATACAAGCTATATTAATCTTCCTTTTATCGAGAATCCTCGCTAACTCTGTAGACTTTCTAGTCAAAGTTCCTTTGTTCCAAGACTCCACTCTCAGCCCGGAGGCTCCCGTAGCACTCTTACCCCTATTACCCCCCGCAGCCCCTCCCCTGCCAGGACACCCCCGAGGACAAAACCTTACCCTACCATCGTTCACCAAAGCCGCTATAATCTAGGAGACACTACGCAAACACTACCCCagaaaaaaatgacaaaaataaaatgaataaccGAAATATAACCTCCAACTAATATTGACAAAAAACAACTAAACTACTATAATATAGCTtgggaagaaaaataaaattaaagaaaaatacaagtaaTCGAGACAGGCGAGTTCCAACTAATAGCTAAATAAGGGGTCTACTAAAAATGGTTTCTACAATTAAAGCAATACAAGAGACATATTGTGAATAATATGCTTAAGGAAACAAATATGGAAGGCAAGTCCTAACTAATAGCTAAATAGGGTCTACAAAAAATGGCAGTAAAACAAGTCACATTCTACAGTTAAAGCAAGACAAGTAAGACAAAATATCGAGATCAATGGTAAAGGCAAGAAAGATAATAATTCAAGAAAGATAGAACCTGGACTGTAATCGATACATGGGGCTTTGCTGCAATAGGCTCACCGGAAAACTAGTTGTATAAGCTTGGGGATGTGCCACAATGGACTTGCCAGAAACCCTAGTTGGTAGTTACGCCCGCACCGACGCTTCTGGATTTTGCTGGAAAAATCCTGGTGCAATGGACTCGCACACCTACCCATACGGATCTTGGGAGAAGGATGGGGAAAGGGGAGAGATACAGAAATAATGAGAGAGAGGTGTGGAGAGAGAAAAGAGGGTGTCGCCGGTATTGGTATAGTCGCCGGTGACGTTGTGAAGAAGAACAGAAAGGAAgggaaaagaagaaagagaagaagagagagggaggagagagagaggagagagaagcGACTTACCTGATTGGAATTGACGAACGACGGGGACTACGACGACAGGAATGATGGTCTAGGTTACAGAGAGAGAGAAGTATTAGAAACGAGCGATAAGAGAGTGTAAATTGAGCATTGATTTGAATTCGCTACCATTATCCCACATTCGTCCTGCTTTATTTCTTTTAAACTTTTAAGCAAGAACTCAAGGCGTAACTTTGGttctttttgtgtgtgtgtgtgtttgtaaCTTCCCTAAtgcatcatgccaagaatatttagaGCAGACTAAGCACCACatcataacatcctagcctcaagactcgACTCACACGCGCCATGTATTTCAAAAAcctactcacttactctaacttAGAGGCCAAAGACATTGCCTTTCCTTcacaaatcatgtgccctcacaccaaAGATAGAGACTAATTCCACAcataataaaattcaagaacaaataggaactcaagatagaaagaattcactcactctcagaattaAAATTCATCTGCCACAGAAGACACAATATATGCTTGCAtatagtgtaatactctactaattgagcttattcAGACAAAGATCAAGTAAGACTTATTTAGGCGGGATGGGTCGGATACATTTGGATACTGTGACTATacttccctaagcactttaatacatacatctaCAAATTAACACCCCACACTTGTGTTGAACCAAACCTCAACCTTCACATATAATAACATCAAGCTCCTAATATCTTTAAGTACAACCAAGATGAGaactaccactatcaaggaataaaaaaaatttcttttctaATACATAcacaactcttttttttttctaagttttgattttttttcaagCAAACTCATTTTTTTCTTTCGATTCCCTGCAAGTGGCTCTCACAATTTTTCAGCCAATGTacatttttccttttttaatagttccactcaaaaacccgACCATACCTCAACTTAGCTTTTAACAATCTCATAAaaaattcaagtgctcaagagaggtaagAGGTTCAAAGAtatagtcaattcaaacaaaatggatcaaacttgtagtgtggttgccaaagaactaggattacatgctcaaagggtCTAACTAGGATACACAACAATCTGGTGGGTCACAGACATATAATCGGATCAACTAAGAAATACTTATATTAC of Nicotiana tomentosiformis chromosome 7, ASM39032v3, whole genome shotgun sequence contains these proteins:
- the LOC138896144 gene encoding uncharacterized protein gives rise to the protein MAEELKKLTSRVQGVEGGKGIEGLNYEDLCIQPDVELPEGYKPHKFEMFDGTGDPKVHLRTFCDKLVGVGRDEIICMKLFMRSLTGDALSWYISQNPKKWVNWVGMASNFMDRFRFNTENAPDIFYIQNLKKKPTETFREYATRWRSEAAKVRPALEEE